In the Clostridium beijerinckii genome, one interval contains:
- the yjfF gene encoding galactofuranose ABC transporter, permease protein YjfF, with protein sequence MNKLIGKKNAFKINKDYIAIYATIALFIGLFLIGSVLYKSFLSAQVFTNLFIDNAYLIVVAIGEAVAILTGGIDLSVGSMIAFVSMITASLLQKGVNPFLVMLIVLIVGIIFGTVQGILIQKFKLHPWIVTLAGMFFARGASYIISIDTIIIDNPVFTEISSYRISILPDAFISINVIVSLIVVAAAFYMMKFTRFGRTVYAIGGNENSAKLMGLPVERTKILVYTFSGFCSSLGGLLFTIYTLSGYGLHCNGMEMDAIAACVIGGILLTGGYGNIIGPLFGVLTTGIIQSLIMFDGTLNSWWTKIAVGMLLFIFIVLQRIIVIRDEKRKNVSSS encoded by the coding sequence ATGAATAAGCTAATAGGAAAGAAGAACGCATTTAAGATAAACAAAGATTATATTGCAATTTATGCTACAATCGCATTATTTATAGGATTGTTTCTAATAGGATCAGTATTATATAAAAGTTTTTTATCAGCACAAGTATTTACTAACTTGTTCATTGATAATGCATATTTAATAGTGGTGGCAATTGGGGAAGCAGTTGCAATATTAACTGGTGGAATAGATCTTTCAGTTGGATCAATGATAGCTTTTGTAAGTATGATTACAGCAAGTTTATTGCAAAAAGGAGTAAATCCTTTTTTAGTAATGCTAATAGTTCTTATTGTTGGAATTATTTTTGGAACAGTTCAGGGTATCTTGATTCAAAAGTTTAAACTACATCCTTGGATAGTTACACTTGCAGGAATGTTCTTTGCAAGAGGAGCTAGTTATATTATAAGCATTGATACAATTATAATTGATAATCCAGTTTTTACAGAAATCTCATCATATAGAATATCAATATTACCAGATGCCTTTATATCAATTAATGTTATCGTTAGCCTGATAGTTGTCGCTGCTGCATTTTATATGATGAAGTTTACAAGGTTCGGAAGAACTGTGTATGCAATTGGTGGAAATGAAAATTCAGCTAAATTAATGGGATTACCAGTGGAAAGAACAAAAATACTTGTATATACATTTTCGGGTTTCTGTTCATCTTTAGGTGGTTTATTGTTTACAATATATACTCTTTCAGGTTATGGTCTTCATTGTAATGGAATGGAAATGGATGCTATAGCAGCATGTGTAATCGGAGGTATATTATTAACAGGTGGATATGGTAATATAATTGGACCATTATTTGGTGTATTAACTACAGGAATTATTCAAAGTCTTATAATGTTTGATGGAACACTAAATTCATGGTGGACTAAAATAGCGGTTGGAATGTTATTGTTCATATTTATTGTATTGCAGAGAATTATTGTAATTAGAGATGAAAAGCGAAAAAATGTCTCATCTTCTTAA
- a CDS encoding ABC transporter permease: protein MENNKKQTFFLKIYNAKIFWPLTSLIILLLFNFIMTPSFLSISMKDGHLFGNTIDILNRAAPLILISLGMTLVIATQGIDISVGSIIAISAALSATVIVDGGSVPLAVAIGIISGLVCGIWNGFLVSYIGVQPMVGTLILYIVGRGVAQLITGGQILTFTNKDFIFIGTGYILLPIAIFIAIAVALIMYFLIRRTALGLFIESIGVNNNSCKFAGIQSRKVVFSLYVICGMLAGIAGIILCANIKSADANNVGLWLELDAILATVIGGTSMAGGRFYLSGTVVGALFIQTLTTTIYSLGVAPEITLVVKAIVVIVVCIIQSPEFRKILKIKKNTKINLKDKEVIKA from the coding sequence ATGGAAAATAATAAGAAACAAACTTTTTTCCTTAAAATTTATAATGCTAAAATATTTTGGCCATTAACAAGCTTAATAATATTACTTTTGTTTAATTTTATAATGACACCAAGTTTCTTAAGCATAAGTATGAAAGACGGGCATTTATTTGGAAATACTATAGATATACTAAACCGTGCAGCTCCATTAATATTGATATCTTTAGGAATGACTCTCGTAATTGCAACTCAAGGAATTGATATTTCCGTTGGATCAATAATTGCAATAAGTGCAGCTCTTTCTGCAACTGTAATAGTTGATGGAGGTTCAGTTCCATTAGCAGTAGCAATAGGAATAATTAGTGGACTTGTATGTGGAATATGGAATGGGTTTTTAGTTTCGTATATAGGAGTACAACCAATGGTTGGAACATTAATTTTATATATTGTTGGTAGAGGAGTTGCTCAACTTATAACAGGAGGACAAATATTAACTTTTACTAATAAGGATTTCATATTTATAGGGACAGGCTACATATTGCTTCCTATAGCAATATTTATAGCTATTGCGGTAGCATTAATTATGTATTTTTTAATAAGGAGAACTGCTCTAGGATTATTTATTGAGTCTATAGGAGTTAACAATAATTCATGTAAATTCGCAGGAATTCAATCTAGGAAAGTTGTATTTTCACTTTATGTTATATGTGGAATGTTAGCAGGAATAGCAGGAATAATTTTATGCGCTAATATAAAAAGTGCTGATGCTAATAATGTTGGTTTGTGGTTAGAATTGGATGCAATCCTTGCAACAGTTATAGGTGGGACGTCTATGGCAGGAGGACGGTTTTATCTTTCAGGGACAGTTGTAGGGGCATTGTTCATACAAACATTAACTACAACAATTTATAGCTTAGGTGTTGCACCTGAAATTACACTAGTTGTTAAAGCTATAGTAGTTATAGTTGTATGTATAATTCAATCTCCTGAATTTAGAAAAATTCTTAAGATAAAGAAAAATACAAAAATCAATCTAAAAGATAAAGAGGTGATTAAAGCATGA
- a CDS encoding ABC transporter substrate-binding protein gives MKLKKMMALMASAVLCIGMLSGCGGSGAGGGDSAKTSAANSSSKKIIGFAQVGAESGWRTAETDSIKSIPTLDPNFDLKFSDGQQKQENQIKAIRSFIAQKVDLIALDPVVETGWDTVLKEAKDAKIPVVIVDRKVTVSDDSLYKCFLGSDMVAEGKKAAQILIDQFGKDATLNIAELQGTVGSTAMVGRQQGFNDAIKDCPNYKIIKSQTGDFTRAKGKEVMEAFLKSDGDKINVLWSHNDDMAMGAIQAIEEYGKKPGKDIFIVSVDGIKDIFQAMVDGKANATVECNPLLGPQLLEVAKNILDGKEVERTINSKESQFLQKDAGAELPNRKY, from the coding sequence ATGAAGTTAAAAAAGATGATGGCATTAATGGCGAGTGCTGTATTGTGTATTGGCATGCTTTCAGGCTGCGGTGGATCTGGAGCTGGTGGAGGCGATTCAGCAAAGACATCAGCAGCGAATTCATCTAGCAAAAAAATAATTGGATTTGCACAGGTTGGTGCAGAAAGTGGTTGGAGAACAGCGGAAACTGACTCTATAAAATCAATTCCAACATTAGATCCTAACTTTGACTTGAAATTTTCTGATGGACAACAAAAACAAGAAAATCAAATAAAAGCCATAAGATCATTTATTGCACAAAAGGTAGATTTAATTGCTTTAGATCCAGTTGTTGAAACTGGATGGGATACAGTTCTTAAAGAGGCTAAGGATGCAAAAATTCCAGTAGTAATTGTTGATAGAAAAGTTACAGTTTCAGATGATTCACTTTATAAATGTTTCTTAGGTTCAGACATGGTTGCAGAGGGGAAAAAGGCTGCACAAATACTAATAGATCAATTCGGTAAAGACGCAACACTTAATATAGCAGAGCTTCAAGGAACAGTGGGGTCTACTGCAATGGTTGGAAGACAACAAGGGTTTAATGATGCAATAAAAGATTGTCCTAATTATAAGATAATAAAATCACAAACTGGAGATTTTACTCGTGCAAAAGGTAAAGAAGTTATGGAAGCATTTCTAAAATCAGATGGTGATAAAATAAATGTACTATGGTCTCATAATGATGATATGGCAATGGGAGCTATTCAAGCTATAGAGGAATATGGAAAGAAACCAGGAAAAGATATATTTATAGTTTCAGTTGATGGTATTAAAGATATATTCCAAGCAATGGTTGATGGTAAAGCTAATGCAACTGTTGAATGTAATCCGCTACTTGGACCTCAATTACTTGAAGTTGCTAAAAACATATTAGATGGTAAAGAAGTCGAAAGAACTATAAACTCAAAAGAAAGTCAATTCTTACAAAAAGATGCTGGAGCAGAATTACCAAACAGAAAATATTAA
- a CDS encoding aldose epimerase family protein, with protein sequence MAIEKNVFGTMPDGKDVYIYTLTNSNKMKVEISTYGGTIVSSLVPNKDGKLIDVTLGYDNLDGYLKGDKFFGALIGRFGNRIQYGKFILNDQEYTLAQNDGENHLHGGLKGFDKVVWDSKIVEDSPNTLELSYFSPDGEEGYPGNLNVKVTYVLTEDNALEINYSATSDKDTVVNLTNHAYFNLSGHSSGDVLNQKLMINADKFTVNDKYSIPTGEIKEVAGTPMDFRSLTPIGKNITSDYEQIDFGKGYDHNWVLNTDGCDSSKAAQAIDENSGIVLDVYTTTPGIQFYSGNFLDGSDVGKNKSVYNRRNGFCLETQYFPNSINCSKFKSPILRAGEVYKDKTIYKFSTL encoded by the coding sequence ATGGCAATAGAAAAAAATGTTTTCGGAACAATGCCTGATGGAAAAGATGTTTATATTTATACTTTAACAAACTCTAACAAAATGAAAGTTGAGATTTCTACTTACGGTGGTACAATAGTTTCATCTCTAGTTCCGAATAAGGATGGTAAATTAATTGATGTAACGCTAGGATATGATAATTTAGATGGTTATTTAAAAGGAGATAAATTTTTCGGTGCCTTAATAGGACGTTTTGGAAATAGAATTCAATATGGAAAGTTCATCCTTAATGATCAAGAATACACTTTAGCTCAGAATGATGGAGAAAATCATTTACACGGCGGCTTAAAAGGCTTTGATAAAGTAGTATGGGATTCAAAAATAGTTGAAGATTCTCCTAATACATTAGAACTTTCTTATTTTAGCCCAGACGGTGAAGAAGGATATCCTGGTAACCTTAATGTTAAAGTTACTTATGTCCTTACTGAAGATAATGCTCTAGAGATAAATTATAGTGCAACTTCTGATAAAGATACAGTCGTAAATCTTACAAATCATGCTTATTTTAATTTATCCGGTCATTCATCTGGTGACGTTCTTAATCAAAAATTGATGATAAATGCAGATAAGTTTACAGTAAACGATAAATATTCAATTCCTACAGGCGAAATAAAAGAGGTAGCCGGAACTCCTATGGACTTTAGATCATTAACTCCTATCGGCAAAAATATAACTAGTGATTATGAACAAATTGATTTTGGAAAAGGATACGATCATAACTGGGTACTAAATACCGATGGATGTGATAGCTCAAAAGCTGCTCAAGCTATTGATGAAAATTCTGGAATAGTATTGGATGTTTATACAACCACTCCTGGAATTCAATTTTACAGTGGGAACTTTCTTGATGGTTCAGATGTAGGTAAAAATAAATCTGTTTATAATCGTAGAAATGGATTTTGTTTAGAAACTCAATATTTTCCTAACTCTATAAACTGTAGTAAATTTAAATCTCCAATACTTAGAGCTGGAGAAGTATATAAAGATAAAACCATTTATAAATTCTCTACATTATAA
- a CDS encoding sugar ABC transporter ATP-binding protein: MSDSNIVLEMKNISKFFPGVRALSNVDFTLRKGEIHTLMGENGAGKSTLIKVLTGVYKIDEGTIILRGKEIKISSTQEAQSHGISTVYQEVNLCPNLSVAENIYIGREPKKNGSIDWKKMNRNAEKLLEERLNLKIDVKKALNNYSVAVQQMVAIARAVDISQGILILDEPTSSLDDKEVKQLFKIMKKFKEEGMSIIFVTHFLDQVYEVSDKLTVLRNGELVGTYDADKLSRIELVSKMIGKDYSEIEKSTRTKKVVNDEQRENLISTNNFGRSGTINPFNIEIKKGEILGFAGLLGSGRSECARTIFGIDKSTSGNITINGKNYSYIYPQKAIEEGLGFCPEDRKVEGIVGDLTIRENIILALQANRGIFKYLPMKKQQEISQKYIDLLRIKTPSMEQKISNLSGGNQQKVILARWLATEPQLLILDEPTRGIDIGAKGEITELILALAKQGMTILFISSELPEVVKCCDRVIVLRDRNIIGELVGNEIEESNIMKTIAGGAR; encoded by the coding sequence GTGAGTGATTCTAATATAGTTTTAGAGATGAAAAATATTAGCAAGTTCTTTCCGGGTGTTAGAGCACTTTCAAATGTTGATTTTACACTAAGAAAAGGTGAAATCCATACGCTAATGGGAGAAAATGGTGCTGGAAAATCGACATTGATAAAGGTTCTTACAGGTGTTTATAAGATAGATGAAGGAACAATTATATTGAGGGGAAAAGAAATAAAAATATCATCTACTCAGGAAGCTCAGAGTCATGGAATTAGTACTGTTTATCAAGAAGTAAATCTATGTCCAAATCTATCGGTTGCAGAAAACATATATATTGGACGTGAACCTAAGAAAAATGGAAGCATAGATTGGAAGAAAATGAATAGAAATGCAGAAAAATTATTAGAAGAAAGGCTTAATTTAAAGATAGATGTAAAAAAAGCCTTAAATAATTATTCGGTTGCAGTACAGCAAATGGTAGCAATTGCACGTGCTGTAGATATATCTCAAGGTATATTAATCTTAGATGAACCAACATCAAGTTTAGATGATAAGGAAGTAAAGCAATTATTTAAAATTATGAAAAAATTTAAAGAAGAAGGTATGTCAATAATATTTGTTACTCACTTTTTAGATCAAGTATATGAGGTTTCGGACAAACTTACAGTGCTTAGAAATGGTGAGTTGGTTGGGACATATGATGCAGACAAACTTTCTAGGATAGAATTAGTTTCTAAAATGATTGGTAAAGACTATAGCGAGATAGAAAAAAGTACAAGAACAAAGAAAGTAGTTAATGATGAACAGAGAGAGAATTTAATATCAACAAATAATTTTGGAAGGTCTGGAACTATAAATCCATTTAATATAGAAATCAAGAAGGGTGAAATTCTTGGATTTGCAGGGCTTCTTGGGTCTGGTAGAAGCGAATGTGCGCGAACAATATTTGGGATAGATAAATCTACTAGTGGAAATATAACTATAAATGGAAAAAACTATTCGTATATTTATCCTCAAAAAGCAATAGAGGAAGGTTTGGGTTTTTGCCCAGAGGACAGAAAAGTTGAAGGAATAGTTGGCGATCTAACAATAAGAGAAAATATAATATTAGCATTGCAAGCTAATAGAGGAATATTTAAATATTTGCCGATGAAAAAACAACAAGAAATTTCACAAAAATATATAGATTTACTTAGAATCAAAACTCCAAGTATGGAGCAAAAAATAAGTAACTTAAGTGGTGGTAACCAACAAAAGGTAATATTAGCAAGATGGCTCGCAACAGAACCGCAATTATTAATTTTAGATGAACCAACAAGGGGAATTGATATAGGAGCAAAAGGTGAAATAACAGAATTAATATTAGCATTAGCTAAGCAAGGAATGACAATTTTGTTTATTTCGTCAGAGCTACCAGAAGTAGTTAAATGTTGTGACAGAGTAATTGTTCTTAGAGATAGAAATATTATCGGAGAACTAGTTGGAAATGAAATAGAGGAATCTAATATCATGAAAACTATAGCAGGAGGTGCTAGATAA
- a CDS encoding response regulator transcription factor, producing MWKLVIADDEPKIRRGIENILNWSEFGIEIVGQAEDGEIALEIIKENRPDIILLDINMPFLNGLDLLQKLKEIGNNGIVIIISGYDDFSYAQKALQFNVFDYILKPVSKKNIEEIVIKVTKKLIERGKENNYLEWVKRQLAENKEVLQKTFFSEWFNNKLSDEQVLKEMSFFDIEFGRNIGIMVIKIVEKLNVEVSVRNWSVELLEFAIANILNDGFKDLELKYIFNDDKKNIILVSKINDMGWWISIAKKIQKEIYKYLKCNVLIEQASVFNDVFKIKDEYMKIMNRVNEKKKCSSMVLLAIKYIEDNYYSNELNINYISNKLEVTSSYLSKLLKKETGLSFIDYLTKIRIEKAMYIMEDPAVKIYDVAELVGYSNQHYFCRAFKKVVGVSPTEYKRGK from the coding sequence ATGTGGAAACTAGTTATCGCTGATGACGAGCCTAAAATTAGAAGGGGTATTGAGAATATTTTAAATTGGAGTGAGTTCGGTATTGAGATAGTAGGGCAAGCAGAGGATGGAGAAATTGCATTAGAAATTATTAAAGAAAACAGACCTGATATTATATTATTGGATATAAATATGCCATTCTTAAACGGTTTAGACCTATTGCAAAAGCTAAAAGAGATTGGCAATAATGGGATTGTTATTATAATAAGTGGATATGATGATTTTTCATACGCTCAAAAAGCATTGCAGTTCAATGTTTTCGATTACATTCTAAAACCTGTGAGTAAAAAGAACATAGAGGAGATAGTAATTAAAGTAACCAAAAAACTTATTGAAAGGGGAAAAGAAAACAATTACTTAGAATGGGTAAAAAGACAATTAGCTGAAAATAAGGAAGTATTACAAAAAACTTTTTTTAGCGAATGGTTTAACAATAAATTAAGTGATGAACAAGTTTTAAAGGAGATGAGTTTTTTTGATATCGAGTTTGGAAGAAATATTGGAATTATGGTTATAAAGATTGTAGAAAAACTTAATGTTGAAGTAAGTGTTAGGAATTGGAGTGTTGAATTATTAGAGTTTGCAATAGCTAATATTTTAAATGATGGATTTAAAGATTTAGAGTTAAAGTATATTTTTAATGATGATAAGAAAAATATAATACTAGTAAGCAAAATAAATGATATGGGGTGGTGGATTTCTATTGCAAAAAAAATACAGAAAGAGATATATAAATATTTAAAGTGTAATGTATTAATTGAGCAGGCAAGTGTTTTTAATGATGTATTTAAGATAAAAGATGAATATATGAAGATAATGAATAGGGTTAATGAAAAAAAGAAGTGCAGTTCTATGGTTTTACTAGCAATCAAGTATATAGAAGATAACTATTATTCAAATGAGTTAAATATAAATTATATATCAAATAAATTAGAAGTAACATCCTCATATTTAAGTAAATTATTAAAAAAAGAAACTGGATTATCATTTATTGATTACCTTACTAAAATAAGAATAGAAAAAGCGATGTATATCATGGAGGATCCAGCTGTTAAAATTTATGATGTGGCAGAACTAGTCGGCTATAGTAATCAACATTATTTTTGTAGAGCTTTTAAAAAAGTAGTTGGAGTTTCACCAACGGAATATAAGAGGGGAAAATAG
- a CDS encoding substrate-binding domain-containing protein yields MNNKRKIIYLSIIIVCISGLIIFAIYLYRTNSQKKDTFIIGMSQANLYEPWRISMNKEIQEEAKKHSNIKIIFKDAGGDVEKQKEDIEDLMNFGADLLIVSINNSKELTPTVRKAYESLPVILLDRAVDGYDYTLYIGADTRSIGVQAGELIANLAGNNKANVIEVQGILDSSTDKEITDGFKEAISNYKNIAIDRTIVGNWQKNETEDKLEEILKDDKDVNIIFAHSDYMALGAYYATVSTNSKNIKIIGVDGLEGPQGGIDLVRNGILQGTFTCKTGGKEAVDYAIKILNKKDDIPKKVLLKCNKITKDILSN; encoded by the coding sequence GTGAATAATAAAAGAAAAATTATTTATTTATCTATAATTATAGTTTGTATATCTGGACTAATAATTTTTGCAATCTATTTATATAGGACAAACTCTCAGAAAAAGGATACATTTATAATCGGTATGTCTCAAGCAAACCTATATGAACCATGGAGAATAAGTATGAATAAAGAAATACAGGAAGAAGCTAAGAAACATAGCAATATAAAAATAATTTTTAAGGATGCAGGTGGAGATGTTGAAAAACAAAAAGAGGATATAGAAGATTTGATGAACTTTGGCGCAGATTTACTGATTGTTTCAATTAATAACTCCAAAGAACTAACACCAACTGTAAGAAAAGCGTATGAATCTTTACCGGTTATATTATTGGATAGAGCTGTTGATGGATATGATTATACTTTATATATAGGGGCTGATACAAGATCTATAGGAGTGCAGGCAGGAGAGTTAATTGCTAATTTAGCTGGTAATAACAAGGCTAATGTTATAGAGGTCCAAGGAATATTAGATTCAAGTACAGATAAAGAAATAACTGATGGATTTAAAGAAGCGATTAGTAATTATAAAAATATTGCTATAGATAGAACCATTGTAGGGAATTGGCAGAAGAATGAAACAGAAGATAAATTAGAAGAAATATTGAAAGATGATAAGGACGTTAATATAATTTTTGCCCATAGTGATTATATGGCACTTGGGGCATATTACGCTACCGTAAGTACTAATTCAAAAAATATTAAAATAATTGGTGTTGATGGCTTAGAAGGACCTCAAGGAGGTATAGACCTTGTTAGAAATGGCATATTGCAAGGAACATTTACATGCAAGACTGGAGGAAAAGAAGCAGTAGATTATGCAATAAAAATATTGAATAAGAAAGATGATATTCCTAAAAAAGTATTACTAAAGTGCAATAAAATAACTAAAGATATTTTAAGTAATTAA
- a CDS encoding cache domain-containing sensor histidine kinase: MNSLKTYFMNKSIGDKLIFYFFGVILIVTITITTLGNLLYKDSINFSQNENTNQIIKQINSNIESYVNNTENIINYMSIDPRIIKFLNDNKSEDTDIEDEAYKSIYNFVKFNPEIAGIMVVNTNGGYISDVMNRVSRDPLYNEEWYTKAYNKPETIHLFTKPIGRNIDNIFRYSADEVFSMSKAVVDSSTNQIKGVILIDIKLDAIKKIIENSRPGTAGFIYIMDMNKEIVYTPVNNIVYRIKNEWIENINNDIIIKNINGENYQLTKIDSKYTGWETIGVFPESESLRVIKYIRYYSFVVAILALIIAEILVIIFTRSIVNPIQKLKRLMRKAQEGDLTVSFNAKYNDEIGELGGSFNTMVKEINNLIKLVQIEEKNKRLAEMNVLQAQIKPHFMYNTLDTIRWMAEEHNEEDIVEIIEAFTNLLRISLSKGKEIISVKEELSHVQSYLIIQKIRYEDKLDYEIQFDKEILNYKLIKLILQPLVENAIYHGIKEKRGNGKILITGKIEDNLLCFTVADNGKGMDEETLNKINNMLNNNDGNKNQIGYGIFNVNERIKIIHGSEYGLVYRSIIGEGTIVELRHPIIEPE; this comes from the coding sequence GTGAATAGTTTAAAAACATATTTTATGAATAAGAGCATAGGGGATAAACTCATATTTTATTTTTTTGGAGTAATCCTCATTGTTACTATTACTATTACTACTTTGGGAAATTTACTATATAAAGATTCAATTAACTTTTCACAAAATGAAAACACTAATCAAATAATAAAACAAATAAATAGCAATATTGAATCTTATGTTAATAATACTGAAAACATTATAAATTATATGTCAATCGATCCTAGAATAATAAAATTCCTTAATGATAATAAATCTGAAGATACTGATATTGAAGACGAAGCGTATAAATCTATTTATAACTTTGTTAAATTCAATCCGGAAATAGCTGGAATAATGGTGGTAAACACTAATGGTGGTTATATAAGTGATGTAATGAACAGAGTATCAAGAGATCCTTTATATAATGAAGAATGGTATACAAAGGCTTATAATAAGCCTGAAACTATACACCTATTTACTAAACCAATAGGTAGGAACATTGATAATATTTTTCGCTATTCTGCTGATGAAGTCTTCTCCATGTCTAAAGCTGTTGTGGATTCATCTACTAACCAAATAAAAGGTGTAATACTTATTGATATAAAATTAGATGCAATCAAGAAAATTATTGAGAATTCAAGACCAGGAACTGCGGGTTTTATTTATATTATGGATATGAACAAAGAGATTGTTTATACTCCTGTTAATAATATAGTATATAGAATTAAAAATGAATGGATAGAGAATATTAACAACGATATAATAATAAAAAATATTAATGGAGAGAATTATCAATTGACAAAGATTGATTCAAAATATACAGGATGGGAAACAATTGGAGTATTTCCTGAAAGTGAGAGTTTACGAGTTATTAAATATATAAGATATTATTCTTTTGTAGTAGCTATTTTGGCATTAATAATAGCTGAAATTTTAGTTATAATCTTCACAAGATCTATTGTAAATCCAATTCAAAAATTAAAAAGGTTAATGAGAAAAGCTCAAGAAGGAGATTTAACAGTATCATTCAATGCTAAGTATAATGATGAAATAGGGGAACTTGGCGGCTCTTTTAATACCATGGTAAAAGAAATAAATAATCTTATAAAATTAGTACAAATTGAAGAAAAAAATAAAAGGCTGGCTGAAATGAATGTTTTACAGGCTCAAATCAAGCCGCATTTTATGTATAACACTTTAGATACGATAAGGTGGATGGCAGAAGAACATAATGAAGAAGATATAGTGGAGATAATAGAAGCCTTTACTAACTTGCTTAGAATAAGCTTAAGCAAAGGAAAAGAAATAATAAGTGTCAAAGAAGAACTTAGTCATGTACAAAGCTACTTAATTATTCAGAAAATAAGATATGAAGACAAGCTTGATTACGAAATTCAATTTGATAAAGAAATACTTAATTATAAGTTAATAAAATTAATATTACAGCCCCTTGTTGAAAATGCAATTTACCATGGAATAAAAGAAAAGCGTGGCAATGGAAAGATTTTAATTACAGGAAAAATTGAAGATAATTTATTATGTTTTACTGTAGCTGATAATGGAAAAGGTATGGATGAAGAAACATTAAATAAAATAAATAATATGCTTAATAATAACGATGGAAATAAGAATCAGATTGGATATGGAATTTTTAATGTAAATGAAAGAATAAAGATTATACATGGAAGTGAGTATGGGTTAGTCTACAGAAGTATTATTGGAGAGGGGACAATTGTTGAGCTTAGACATCCAATAATTGAGCCAGAATAA